One Candidatus Delongbacteria bacterium DNA segment encodes these proteins:
- the ptsP gene encoding phosphoenolpyruvate--protein phosphotransferase, producing MREQRIQGIGVSPGIVIGEARVHARRRLMVRPRALAVDQVDAELRHFERAVEKSRRGILRVSTQVRRRLGADSANIFEAHLLILEDPMLTGRARELISKEKLNADFALLTAMSEIQRAFSDVKDEFFRQRLDDLEDVGRRLIDQIQSGRSHKARSQPSGPHILVADDLSPSEAACLDTTRVIGLVTEKGSQTSHTAILCRSVGVPAIVGVENVLEQIKQGEVCILDGNSGLILVEPDPSTMLEYSQLRRVFAGFQLELDQLTLESATTLDGHRVELSANIELPTELEHLPKVGADGIGLFRSEYLFLAAETMPGEETQFREYRKAARAVHPRRVIIRTFDLGGDKQPGGMQFPHEANPFLGWRAIRVSLDRPAMFRTQLRAILRASVEGNVQLMFPMVSGVVELRRALDFLETVKAELDAEKIPWNRELKTGIMVEVPSAVLVADELARLVDFFSIGTNDLTQYTLAVDRNNHTVAHLYRSLHPAVLRSIRLTVEAARRAGIWVGLCGELAGDPAALMLLLGLGLDELSVSPVLLPEIKLLVRALRMEDCRTFTDRVMSLGDADSIQAACDEVLRGQFGDLPLWRPAAPQGDNS from the coding sequence ATGCGTGAACAACGGATCCAGGGCATCGGTGTCAGCCCCGGCATCGTAATCGGCGAAGCCCGCGTGCACGCCCGCCGGCGACTCATGGTGCGGCCGCGGGCGCTGGCCGTGGATCAGGTGGACGCCGAGCTGCGGCACTTCGAGCGGGCGGTGGAGAAGTCGCGGCGCGGGATCCTCCGGGTCTCCACCCAGGTGCGGCGTCGCCTGGGCGCGGACTCGGCCAACATTTTCGAGGCCCACCTGCTGATCCTCGAGGATCCCATGCTGACCGGACGGGCCCGGGAGCTGATCAGCAAGGAGAAGCTCAACGCCGACTTCGCCCTGCTGACCGCCATGAGCGAGATCCAGCGCGCCTTCAGCGACGTCAAAGACGAGTTCTTCCGGCAGCGCCTGGACGACCTGGAGGACGTGGGACGGCGCCTCATCGACCAGATCCAGAGCGGCCGCAGCCACAAGGCGCGCAGCCAGCCCAGCGGTCCGCACATCCTGGTGGCCGACGACTTGAGCCCCTCCGAGGCCGCCTGCCTGGACACCACCCGGGTCATCGGGCTGGTCACCGAAAAGGGCAGCCAGACCAGCCACACGGCCATTCTCTGCCGCAGCGTGGGCGTGCCCGCCATCGTGGGCGTGGAGAACGTCCTGGAGCAGATCAAGCAGGGCGAGGTCTGCATCCTGGACGGCAACTCCGGGCTGATCCTGGTGGAGCCCGATCCTTCCACCATGCTCGAGTACTCGCAGCTGCGGCGCGTGTTCGCCGGCTTCCAGCTCGAGCTGGACCAGCTCACGCTCGAGTCGGCCACCACGCTGGACGGCCATCGGGTGGAGCTCTCGGCGAACATTGAACTGCCCACCGAGCTGGAGCACCTGCCCAAGGTGGGCGCCGACGGCATCGGGCTCTTCCGCAGCGAGTACCTCTTCCTGGCCGCGGAGACCATGCCCGGCGAGGAGACCCAGTTCCGCGAATACCGCAAGGCGGCCCGCGCCGTGCATCCGCGCCGGGTGATCATCCGCACCTTCGACCTGGGCGGGGACAAGCAGCCGGGCGGCATGCAGTTCCCCCACGAGGCCAATCCCTTCCTGGGCTGGCGGGCCATCCGCGTCAGCCTGGACCGACCGGCCATGTTCCGCACCCAGCTGCGGGCCATCCTGCGCGCCTCGGTGGAGGGCAACGTGCAGCTGATGTTCCCCATGGTCAGCGGCGTGGTGGAGCTGCGGCGGGCGCTGGACTTCCTGGAAACGGTGAAGGCCGAGCTGGACGCGGAGAAGATCCCCTGGAACCGCGAGCTCAAAACGGGCATCATGGTCGAGGTGCCCTCGGCCGTGCTGGTGGCCGACGAACTGGCCCGGCTGGTGGACTTCTTTTCCATTGGAACGAACGACCTCACCCAGTATACTCTGGCGGTTGACCGGAACAACCACACCGTCGCCCATCTCTACCGCAGCCTGCATCCCGCCGTGCTTCGCAGCATTCGTCTGACGGTGGAGGCGGCCCGCCGGGCGGGAATCTGGGTGGGTCTGTGCGGGGAGCTGGCGGGGGATCCCGCCGCCCTGATGCTGCTGCTGGGCCTGGGGCTGGACGAATTGTCGGTGAGTCCGGTTCTGTTGCCGGAGATCAAGCTGCTGGTCCGCGCCCTGCGCATGGAGGACTGCCGGACCTTCACCGACCGCGTGATGAGCCTGGGCGACGCGGACTCCATCCAGGCCGCGTGCGACGAGGTCCTGCGCGGTCAATTTGGAGACTTGCCGCTCTGGCGGCCCGCCGCGCCCCAGGGTGACAACAGCTGA
- a CDS encoding CapA family protein, producing MFHSSLLVALCLLGTLAPALRAACVAPIELDATYTQNQIQLNWRPVWPQAAWTVSSSEDPGFADSLVLATVQLPAWTWNLLPGERQRFFRVVPAAGELPVATAIESFEWMPGLQSWAQEDLAPAGWEQDPSQSVDGSASLHLFGNTVKAQALAGAALSLDEVWRVSARVVGVADRQMVGVADSANVLWYVLWGSRGGYDDTPGQSGQEEVSCYQGWFPENQWVEALLPVGQDWVGKYGYLPRLCHVVWANESDDDAGEVWFDDLRRVDPAAAEPLADARWESLGQVGDSLLVRLWNAAHSAELSESWNLGDGRRVTGNSLEVRLAATRSHRVTLLSEDSAGRWDLGSLVVPGPAAERRVRLTFGGDVMTARVYENAGGIIETQGVDAIFDSLRADLQGADLAVVNLECPYTTAETEHPTKSITFKSRPENLVGVKNAGVDAVSLANNHVFDWMEAGLQETMDGLAALDLPGTGAGMNSTRARRPVALSANGLAVGVAGFCDRTGNYNNAQPFLEAGLSRPGFAMWSRGDMQTLIPALRDQVDLLVLQVHSGNEYSTEPSGSLAFWPEATGEDRSRLPAMDGPALQAEEGLPVNPELRGLYARELLPDQTERALRHEAVDLGARLVITHHPHIVQGFEAYHGGLIAHSLGNLVMDLSYQETMPSVLLEVEDDGLALQEAWLKPVFIEGYKPRICRGETAGLLLDHFARISRPFDTWVLRQPGAGQAWIALDTTSLVFAEQSYQGSLPLELRGGWYTSPPVLLDGEGELAGLLTTAAATGLQVRLGRNQCWWGNMEDEGAGIWDINSAQEGYVADVVRRGERSLRLADAGTTVYTYYTVRAPLDLESEWSLCGWTRSQNATSTNLQARYYATRTSDLLSSVNTASVAGTQDWTRTWLDLSPPQETNFYQFRLALQAPAAGATAWFDDVTLVEWDGWQDLAAQQTLPVRTPNDLQWVQVRLPAATATLPLQWTRKVCQNPPGATAAR from the coding sequence ATGTTCCACTCATCCCTGCTTGTGGCCCTGTGCCTGCTGGGCACGCTGGCTCCGGCCCTCCGGGCCGCCTGTGTCGCGCCCATCGAACTGGACGCCACCTACACCCAGAACCAGATCCAGCTGAACTGGCGGCCCGTCTGGCCCCAGGCCGCCTGGACCGTCTCCAGTTCCGAGGATCCCGGCTTCGCGGATTCGCTGGTGCTGGCCACGGTGCAGCTGCCGGCCTGGACCTGGAACCTGCTGCCGGGGGAGCGCCAGCGCTTCTTCCGCGTGGTGCCCGCCGCCGGCGAGCTGCCCGTGGCCACGGCCATCGAGAGTTTCGAGTGGATGCCCGGCCTGCAGTCCTGGGCCCAGGAGGATCTGGCGCCCGCGGGCTGGGAGCAGGATCCCAGCCAGTCGGTGGACGGCTCCGCCAGTCTGCACCTCTTCGGCAACACGGTGAAGGCCCAGGCCCTGGCCGGGGCCGCCCTGAGCCTCGACGAGGTCTGGCGGGTCTCCGCCCGGGTGGTGGGCGTCGCCGACCGGCAGATGGTGGGCGTGGCGGACAGCGCCAACGTGCTGTGGTACGTGCTGTGGGGATCCCGCGGCGGTTACGACGACACGCCCGGCCAGTCGGGGCAGGAGGAGGTGAGCTGCTATCAGGGCTGGTTCCCGGAGAACCAGTGGGTGGAGGCCCTGCTGCCCGTGGGCCAGGACTGGGTGGGCAAGTACGGCTATCTGCCGCGCTTGTGTCACGTGGTCTGGGCCAACGAGAGCGACGACGACGCCGGCGAGGTCTGGTTCGACGACCTGCGCCGGGTGGATCCCGCCGCCGCCGAGCCGCTGGCCGACGCGCGCTGGGAGTCCCTGGGCCAGGTGGGGGATTCGCTGCTGGTGCGGCTCTGGAACGCCGCCCACAGCGCGGAACTGAGCGAGAGCTGGAATCTGGGCGACGGGCGCCGGGTGACGGGGAATTCGCTGGAAGTGCGGCTGGCTGCGACGCGCTCCCACCGGGTGACCCTGCTGAGCGAGGATTCGGCCGGCCGCTGGGACCTGGGCTCGCTGGTGGTGCCCGGGCCGGCCGCGGAGCGCCGCGTCCGGCTGACCTTCGGCGGCGACGTGATGACCGCCCGGGTCTATGAGAATGCCGGCGGGATCATCGAGACCCAGGGCGTGGACGCGATCTTCGACAGCCTGCGCGCGGATCTGCAGGGCGCCGACCTGGCCGTCGTGAACCTGGAGTGCCCCTACACCACGGCGGAGACCGAGCACCCCACCAAGAGCATCACGTTCAAGAGCCGGCCGGAGAATCTGGTGGGCGTCAAGAACGCCGGCGTGGACGCCGTGAGCCTGGCCAACAACCACGTCTTCGACTGGATGGAGGCGGGCCTGCAGGAGACCATGGACGGACTGGCGGCCCTGGACCTCCCCGGCACGGGAGCGGGGATGAACAGCACGCGGGCGCGCCGGCCGGTGGCCCTGTCCGCCAACGGTCTGGCCGTGGGCGTGGCGGGTTTCTGCGACCGGACGGGCAATTACAACAACGCCCAGCCCTTCCTGGAGGCCGGCCTCTCGCGGCCGGGCTTCGCCATGTGGAGCCGCGGCGACATGCAGACCCTGATTCCCGCCCTGCGGGACCAGGTGGACCTGCTGGTGCTGCAGGTCCACTCGGGCAACGAGTACTCCACCGAGCCCAGCGGCAGCCTGGCATTTTGGCCGGAGGCCACGGGCGAGGACCGCAGCCGGCTGCCGGCCATGGACGGGCCGGCCCTGCAGGCGGAGGAAGGCCTGCCGGTGAATCCGGAGCTGCGCGGTCTCTACGCCCGCGAGTTGCTGCCCGACCAGACGGAGCGCGCCCTGCGCCACGAGGCCGTCGACCTGGGGGCGCGGCTGGTCATCACGCACCATCCGCACATCGTGCAGGGCTTCGAGGCGTATCACGGCGGGTTGATCGCCCACAGCCTGGGCAACCTGGTGATGGACCTGAGCTATCAGGAGACCATGCCCAGCGTACTGCTGGAAGTGGAGGACGACGGCCTGGCCCTGCAGGAAGCCTGGTTGAAGCCCGTGTTCATCGAGGGCTACAAGCCGCGGATCTGCCGCGGGGAGACGGCGGGCCTGCTGCTGGACCACTTCGCGCGCATTTCGCGTCCCTTTGACACCTGGGTGCTGCGGCAACCCGGCGCCGGGCAGGCCTGGATCGCCCTGGACACCACCAGCCTGGTCTTCGCGGAGCAGAGCTACCAGGGCAGCCTTCCGCTGGAGCTGCGCGGCGGCTGGTACACCAGTCCGCCCGTGCTGCTGGACGGCGAGGGCGAACTGGCCGGCTTGCTGACCACGGCCGCCGCCACAGGCCTGCAGGTCCGGCTGGGGCGCAACCAGTGCTGGTGGGGCAACATGGAGGACGAGGGCGCGGGGATCTGGGACATCAATTCCGCGCAGGAGGGCTATGTCGCGGACGTGGTCCGGCGGGGCGAGCGCTCGTTGCGGTTGGCGGACGCGGGCACCACGGTCTACACGTATTACACGGTGCGCGCGCCGCTGGACCTGGAGTCGGAGTGGAGCCTGTGCGGCTGGACGCGCAGCCAGAACGCCACCAGCACCAACCTGCAGGCACGCTACTACGCCACCCGCACCTCGGATCTGCTCTCGTCGGTCAACACGGCCAGCGTGGCCGGGACCCAGGACTGGACGCGGACTTGGCTGGACCTGAGCCCGCCCCAAGAGACGAACTTCTACCAGTTCCGGCTGGCCCTGCAGGCGCCGGCCGCCGGCGCCACGGCCTGGTTCGACGACGTGACCCTGGTGGAGTGGGACGGCTGGCAGGACCTGGCTGCCCAGCAGACGCTGCCCGTGCGCACGCCCAACGACCTACAGTGGGTGCAGGTCCGACTGCCCGCGGCGACGGCCACGCTGCCGTTGCAGTGGACGCGGAAGGTGTGCCAGAATCCCCCGGGGGCGACGGCGGCCCGCTGA
- a CDS encoding DinB family protein, with translation MNEPVETLLFGLDKLDMLLRMYTRDFGAEHWSARPGDSLHSAHWILAHLALSLNQEAGAERVFSEELDKAFDFGAPGTEDPATWPGVEELQASFAAGRAALAERWRARTQEEWLAPVPENRLGMKNKAQGAMFVLEHAVYHVGQLGAIRRMLGLKGVV, from the coding sequence ATGAACGAACCCGTCGAGACCCTGCTGTTCGGGCTGGACAAGCTGGACATGCTGCTGCGGATGTATACGCGCGACTTCGGTGCCGAGCACTGGTCCGCCCGCCCGGGGGACAGTCTGCACAGCGCCCACTGGATCCTGGCCCACCTGGCCCTCAGCCTCAACCAGGAAGCCGGCGCGGAGCGCGTGTTCAGCGAGGAGCTGGACAAGGCCTTCGACTTCGGGGCCCCCGGCACGGAGGATCCCGCCACCTGGCCCGGCGTCGAGGAACTCCAGGCGAGTTTTGCCGCGGGCCGCGCCGCGCTGGCGGAGCGCTGGCGCGCCCGGACGCAGGAGGAGTGGTTGGCACCTGTGCCGGAAAACCGGCTGGGGATGAAGAACAAGGCCCAGGGCGCCATGTTCGTCCTGGAGCACGCCGTGTATCACGTGGGTCAGCTCGGCGCCATCCGCCGCATGCTGGGACTCAAGGGCGTGGTCTGA
- a CDS encoding cold shock domain-containing protein encodes MTYGHVKTLKLDKGFGFITSDAGYDYFFHFSDLSQGVEYTDELLGQAVSFYIVREPTDDKAGAATEIRLEA; translated from the coding sequence CTGACCTACGGCCACGTGAAGACGCTGAAACTCGACAAGGGCTTCGGCTTCATCACGTCCGACGCAGGCTACGACTACTTCTTCCACTTCTCCGATCTCTCCCAGGGGGTGGAGTACACGGACGAGCTGCTGGGCCAGGCGGTGAGCTTCTACATCGTGCGCGAACCCACCGACGACAAGGCCGGCGCGGCCACGGAGATCCGGCTGGAAGCCTGA